The following proteins are co-located in the Lagenorhynchus albirostris chromosome 2, mLagAlb1.1, whole genome shotgun sequence genome:
- the ADAM30 gene encoding LOW QUALITY PROTEIN: disintegrin and metalloproteinase domain-containing protein 30 (The sequence of the model RefSeq protein was modified relative to this genomic sequence to represent the inferred CDS: inserted 3 bases in 2 codons; deleted 1 base in 1 codon; substituted 2 bases at 2 genomic stop codons), whose product MRSVRTLLCPGRSLPLLVLPVLLVDSLGKDLIFHPEXGFDSYEITIPKKLSFRGGEQGVAKHVSYLLQVKGKNHVLHLWPKRFLLPRNLQVFSFTEQERLLEDHPYIPSDCNYMGLVEGNQDSKATLSTCMGGLRGILKVNANHYQIEPLRASSSFEHVIYLLKKEEEFPNQICGSTDDETVKQVAKHENRARIHDLXEAYMHQKYLELALVFDNSRYLYLNSKLTQVINDAILLTAIADSYFQDVRTRTQLLAMEVWTDRDKIALNAPVISQVLGQFVQYRSRDLSRRIPADQAHLYLKKQFSGASLFSDALSQHWGSVCSTLPSGSTSSILDKNILGPATWTTHALGHSVGMIHDYKYCQCKGRHSCIMGTGRTGFSNCSYAEFYSHVSSGLNCLTDIPGLGYVVKRCGNKIVEENEECDCGSREDCKEDQFCQPDCKFKEGAXCSTGRCCHNCQFRPSGYTCRGEENECDLAEYCSGTSAFCPSDAYKQDGTPCKYRAHCVRKGCQSRTVQCQNIFGADAMGAPLQCCDAVNVIGDQYGNCGILGVRQYEKCPREKALCGRLQCINVETIPDMQDHTILISTHLHEENLMCWGIGYHLAMVPMGLPDLGVISDGTSCGKERICFNRNCVNSSVLNFDCLPENCNGRGVCNSNKNCHCMYVWAPPFCEEVGYGGSIDSGPPGPLKREVPASLQVMSIMLMRLIFLIISVIVVLFRKIIGSLXIQRERNTTN is encoded by the exons ATGAGGTCAGTGAGGACCCTCCTCTGCCCAGGCCGTTCGCTCCCATTGCTAGTCCTGCCGGTGCTCCTGGTTGACTCTCTTGGCAAGGATTTAATTTTTCACCCCGAGTGAGGCTTTGACTCCTATGAAATCACCATCCCCAAGAAGCTGAGCTTCCGTGGAGGGGAGCAGGGTGTGGCCAAGCACGTGTCCTACCTCCTGCAGGTAAAAGGCAAGAACCACGTCCTCCACCTGTGGCCCAAGAGGTTTCTATTGCCCCGGAATCTGCAGGTTTTCTCCTTCACAGAACAGGAGAGGCTCTTGGAGGATCACCCTTATATACCCAGCGACTGCAACTATATGGGCTTGGTTGAAGGAAATCAGGATTCTAAAGCTACTTTAAGTACATGCATGGGGGGTCTCCGAGGCATACTGAAAGTCAATGCCAACCATTACCAAATCGAGCCCCTCAGAGCCTCTTCCAGTTTTGAACATGTCATATATCTcctaaaaaaagaggaggaatttCCCAATCAGATCTGTGGCTCAACTGATGATGAAACAGTAAAGCAGGTGGCCAAGCATGAGAACAGGGCTAGGATACATGACT GTGAGGCATATATGCACCAAAAGTACTTGGAATTAGCCCTGGTCTTTGATAACAGTAGGTATTTATATTTGAACTCCAAACTTACTCAAGTCATAAATGATGCCATTCTTCTGACTGCAATTGCAGACTCTTACTTTCAAGATGTCCGTACGAGAACACAACTATTAGCTATGGAAGtatggacagacagggacaaaatAGCACTTAATGCCCCAGTGATATCACAAGTTTTAGGCCAGTTTGTGCAATACAGATCACGTGACCTGAGTCGTCGGATTCCAGCAGATCAGGCACACCTATACCTTAAAAAACAGtttagtggggcttccctg tttagTGATGCGCTTTCACAGCACTGGGGAAGTGTATGTAGTACATTGCCTTCTGGATCTACAAGTTCTATTCTAGATAAAAATATCCTTGGACCTGCCACTTGGACGACTCATGCTCTGGGCCATAGTGTGGGAATGATCCACGATTACAAATACTGCCAATGTAAGGGTAGGCATAGTTGCATCATGGGCACTGGGCGAACTGGGTTTAGTAATTGTAGTTATGCCGAATTTTATTCGCATGTAAGTTCAGGATTAAACTGTCTAACGGATATCCCAGGATTAGGTTATGTGGTAAAGAGATGTGGAAACAAAATTGTGGAAGAGAATGAGGAATGTGATTGTGGTTCAAGAGAGGACTGTAAAGAAGACCAGTTTTGTCAGCCAGATTGTAAATTCAAAGAAGGTGC CTGTAGCACTGGACGTTGCTGTCATAACTGTCAATTTCGTCCGTCTGGATATACGTGTCGGGGGGAAGAAAATGAATGTGACCTTGCAGAGTACTGCAGTGGGACCTCAGCATTCTGCCCAAGTGACGCGTATAAGCAGGATGGAACTCCGTGCAAGTACAGAGCCCATTGTGTCAGAAAGGGCTGCCAATCCAGAACTGTGCAgtgtcaaaatatttttggagCTGATGCCATGGGGGCTCCTCTTCAATGCTGCGATGCAGTTAATGTAATAGGTGACCAATATGGGAACTGTGGTATTTTAGGAGTTCGTCAGTATGAGAAGTGTCCCAGAGAAAAGGCATTATGTGGCAGGCTACAGTGTATAAATGTCGAAACCATCCCTGATATGCAAGATCATACTATTCTAATTTCCACTCACCTGCATGAAGAAAATCTCATGTGCTGGGGCATTGGCTATCATCTAGCCATGGTACCTATGGGGTTACCTGACCTGGGTGTGATAAGTGATGGTACCTCCTGTGGTAAGGAGCGGATATGT TTTAATAGAAATTGTGTGAATAGCTCAGTCCTGAATTTTGACTGTTTGCCTGAGAATTGCAACGGCCGAGGCGTTTGCAACAGTAACAAAAACTGCCACTGCATGTATGTCTGGGCCCCTCCATTCTGTGAGGAGGTGGGGTATGGAGGGAGCATTGACAGTGGGCCTCCAGGACCCCTAAAGAGGGAGGTGCCCGCCTCACTTCAGGTCATGTCCATTATGTTAATGCGCCTGATTTTCTTAATTATCTCAGTGATTGTTGTGCTTTTCAGGAAAATCATAGGAAGCttataaatccaaagagaaagaaacaccaCCAATTAA